CGGCTCAAAAGTCTCAGCGGCGAAGAAATTATCATCGCCAATACCGATTTAACCAGTTCCCGGATCCGTAACTTTAAACGCATGGAGCGACGTCGCATCGTCTTTAGCCTTGGGGTGCTGTACGAAACTCCGAAGGATAAATTAGAAATTATCCCTCCATTAATTCAAGACATTATCAGTGCCCAGGAAGGCATTACCTTCGATCGCGCTCACTTCGCCAGTTACGGTGATTTTAGTTTGAATTATGAAATTGTTTATTACGTAGAAAGTGGCGACTATGCCCTTTATATGGATGCCCAACAAAAAATCAATCTGGCTATCTTTGAGGCATTCAGTCAGCGAAATATTGAATTCGCTTACCCGACCAATGTGACCTATGTGCAAGGTCTACAGTCAGTTAGTGATCAGGCGATCGCCGATGGCCGCCTCACCAATGGCTAAATCGAAGCTCCCTTGTGATCGAGCGAGTTGCCTCCCGTCTGGGGAGGTTTTTTCTTAGGCTCGAAATCATCATGACACCTCAAAATTCGCCATAATATTGCACAATTGCCCATCAAAAAAACGACGATGACCCTAACCCCTCTCAGTTGGCCAGAACTCGAAGCCCTCACCAATTTTCAGCTTGACTACGAAAATGGTCCCACAAATGCCCAGTCTTCCCTGAGGCTCTTTGGTCAATCAGCAGAAAATATTCGCATCGTTCTTTACCGCGATCGCCATGCCTGGTGTCCTTACTGCCAAAAAATTTGGCTCTGGTTAGAGGAAATGCAGATTCCCTACCGCATCGAAAAGGTGACGATGTTTTGTTATGGAGAAAAAGAAACCTGGTATAAGCAGAAAGTACCCTCTGGAATGCTCCCCGCTGTGGAATTAGATGGGCAATTGATCACCGAAAGTGATGATATTCTCCTCGCCCTGGAACAGGCCTTTGGCCCCCTTACTTTTGCGATGACTGACCCCAAGGTTTTACCGTTGCGGCGATTGGAGAGACTGCTGTTTCGGGCCTGGTGCAACTGGCTCTGTCGATCGCCAATGTTCCCTGGCCAAGACCAAGAGGGTCGCCGCAAATTTATCCAAGTGGTGCAACAGGTGGAAGCAGCTTTGGCCGCCACCCCAGGGCCTTATTTCTTAGAATGCTTTAGTACAGCTGATGTAATTTTTACTCCCTATGTAGAGCGCATGAACGCCAGTTTGTACTATTACAAAGGCTATTCACTGCGGGAAGAAAACGCCTATTTTGGCGCTTGGTTTGATGCGATGGAAACCCGTCTCACCTACCGGGGGACTCAAAGCGATTTTCATACCCATGCCCATGACCTGCCACCGCAGATGGGAGGGTGTTACAGCAATGGCGATCGCCAAGCCCTCGCTAATCAACAAACAGTGGATGAAGGAGATTGGTTTGCCCTGCCCGATGTCCGTTACCCAGAGCCGGAAAATGCCAGGGAAGAAGCGCTATATCGCGTGATTAAACATCGCCACAACATTGTGAAGGTGAATCCGGCCAATGACCAGTTTTTTGATCAGGCCCTGCGCTGCGCCCTGACATCCATGATGGCAGGAGAAATTTGCATGCCGCCCCAGGGTTCAGACCAGGCATTGCGTTATCTCCGAGACCGGATCAATGTGCCCCGGGATATGTCGATTTACGCGGCCAAACATCTGCGCACCGCCCTCGAAAAAACAGCCCAGTTGGTGGGCGATCGCCAGGGAGAACCGATTCCAGTGCGCCATCGCCGGGACCAAAATCCCCTGAATTTCGCCTAGGGCGATCATCCATTCTTTGCAATTTCTAGGAAATCTTTGCTAATCTTGCGCCGGTTTTTGCAAGTTGCATTAACCTGGCAATAATAGTCTACGAAATTCCCCATTAGACAGATAAAACCAGGCAATCAGAGGTTTTAGGCGCTCCGTTCTGGAGTAAAAAATCATTGCTGCCGAGCATTAATTCCCAACGAGTCATTAGTGAGGCGTCCGGCCATGACCCAAACCGTAACCGACATTTTACAAATGATCCGCGATGAAAACATCCAGATTATTGACCTCAAATTTGTCGATCTCCCCGGCATTTGGCAGCACTGCTCTTTTTATCACGACCAGATTGACGCAGCCTCCTTTGTGGACGGCGTCCCCTTTGATGGGTCGAGTATTCGCGGCTGGAAAGCGATCAATGAATCGGATATGGCAATGGTTCCTGATCCGACGACGGCTTGGCTAGATCCGTTTTGCAAAGAAAAGACCCTCAGCTTGATTTGTTCGATCAAGGAGCCCCGTACCGGGGAATGGTATAGCCGCGACCCCCGCAGCATTGCCCAAAAGGCCATAAATTACCTTACGACCACTGGCATTGGCGATACGGCTTATTTTGGCCCGGAGGCAGAATTTTTTGTCTTCGATGATGTGCGCTTTGACCAAACTGAAAACACGGGTTTCTACTATGTCGATAGCGTTGAAGGACGTTGGAACTCAGGCCGTACAGAACCAGGGGGTAACCTGGCTTACAAACCAGGCTATAAGCAGGGCTATTTTCCGGTGCCGCCGACAGATAGCCTGCAGGATATGCGCACAGAAATGCTCTTGACCATGGCGAAATGTGGTGTCCCCATCGAAAAGCACCACCATGAAGTGGCCACCGGCGGCCAGAACGAACTAGGTTTTCGCTTTGCCACCTTGATCAAGGCGGCCGACTATCTGATGACCTATAAATATGTGATTAAAAATGTCGCCCGTAAATATGGCCGCACGGTGACTTTTATGCCGAAGCCCCTGTTTAACGACAATGGCTCGGGGATGCACACTCACCAGTCCTTATGGAAGGATGGACAGCCACTTTTTTGGGGCGATCGCTATGCCAATTTGAGTCAGATGGCCCTCCATTACATCGGCGGTATCCTCAAGCATGCTCCGGCAATCTTAGCTTTTTCTAATCCCAGTACCAATTCCTATAAGCGTCTTGTGCCCGGTTTTGAGGCGCCGGTCAATTTGGCCTATTCCCAGGGTAATCGTTCGGCTTCGGTGCGGATTCCCCTGTCAGGGCCTAACCCGAAGGCCAAGCGGCTAGAGTTCCGCTGTCCCGATGCCACCGCTAATCCCTACCTCGCTTTTGCAGCGATGCTCTGTGCGGGGATTGATGGAATCCAAAAGGCGATCGATCCCGGTGAACCTTTGGATGTAGATATTTACGATCTCACCCCGGAAGAACTCAGCAAAATTCCCTCGACCCCGGCCTCCCTCGAAGCGGCCCTCGAAGCACTCCAACAAGACCATGACTTTCTCACAGTCGGGGGTGTTTTTACTGAAGACTTCATCGAGAACTGGATTGAGTACAAACTCGATACAGAAGTCAATCCTCTGCGGCTACGGCCTCATCCCTATGAATTCGCCCTGTATTACGATTGCTAGAGCCGTCGGTGTCTAAATTTTTTAAAAAATAGTCTTGCTGCTTACAAAAAAATCACTAAAAAAACCTACGGCTTATGGGCTGCAGGTTGGGGCAATATTTTTCTAGAAACTCTAGACTTCAGGGATTTTTGGGAACTAAGAAAAACTTTATCTCAGCCTGGGTCCCTGATATTTTACAAAGATTTTTAGTAACGACCGCGGCCACCACCACTACGGGGGGCGGAAGAACGACGATCTTCACGGGGCTTGGCTTTATTGACCTTGAGGTCACGGCCCATCCACTCTGCACCATCAAGGGCTTCGATAGCTGCAGTTTCTTCGTCTTCAGTAGACATTTCTACGAAAGCGAAACCACGGGGTCTGCCAGTTTCCCGATCAGTGGGCACTTGCACCCGGTTTACTTTGCCATATTCAGCAAAAGTTTCTTTGAGGTCCTCATCAGTGACTTGATAGGACAAATTTCCAATGTAAATCGACATAATTAACGAATATTCTTCCGAATCGGAGAATCGTAGAGAGCGGACAGAGATTCGGAAAGCTGCGCAGTCAGGAAAACTTTAGGCAATCTTACTTAACTGGATCAAATCCTTATCTTGTTACCTCCGATTATAACTGTTCTTTTGAAATTTCCAACAAATGAATTAAATTTGCTGTTGGTTTCGAGTGATTTAACTTTATTCGTAAAAACTCTTTACAATCGCTGGAAGATTAATTACTGAATCTTTTGGGGAGTTATGGGGTTTCCTGTTGTTTATCATCCTGGTTATGTGACGCCAATTCCGGAGGAGCATCGCTTTCCGATGCCGAAGTTTCGCTTGCTTTATGAGGCGCTTTTGGGGGATGGAGTTATTCACAAAAATCAGGTTTATACCCCCCAGTTAGCACCCCAGGAGTGGATTGAATGGGTTCATGAGCCAACCTATGTGGCGGCTTACTGTCAAGGCACTTTGGATTCCCAAGCCCAACGGCGCATCGGGTTGCCCTGGAGTAAGGGGGTGGTGCAACGGACGTTGACGGCGGTGGGGGGGACAATTCTCACGGCCCAGTTAGCTCTAGAGCATGGCTTGGCCTGCAATACGGCGGGGGGGACTCACCATGCTTTTCCGGGTTATGGGTCGGGTTTTTGTATTTTGAATGATCTGGCGATCGCCTCCCGGACGGTGCAGCGGTTGGGGCTTGCCCAAAAGATTTTGATTATTGATTTGGATGTGCATCAGGGGGACGGCACGGCGTTTATTTTCCAGGATGATCCGACGGTATTCACCTTTTCGATGCATTGTGAGGTGAATTTTCCGAGCCAAAAACAGCGCAGTGACCTGGATATCGGTCTCCCTGTCGGCCTCGATGATGATGGTTATCTACAAATTTTGGCCCACCACCTAGGGGATCTCCTCAGCCAGGTGAAGCCGGATTTGGTGTTTTATGATGCGGGGGTCGATACCCATGTGGGCGATCGCCTAGGAAAATTAGCGATGACCAACCAAGGGCTCTATCGCCGGGAGCGGATGGTACTCAGCACCTGCTTGGCGGCGGGCTATCCCGTGGCCTGTGTAATTGGTGGCGGCTATGCGAAAAATATTGGTGATTTGGTATTTCGCCATTCCCTGCTTCACCGGGCGGCCCGGGATGTGTATTAGTTTTGCCTAAACCGCGAGAAATTCCTGAATGACCGCCTGACTCAGTTCGTGGGTGCTGCCAGAAGCGACAATGCCCCCTTTTTGCATCGCATAGTAACGGTCTGCCTGGCGGACAAAGTGCAAATGCTGCTCGACTAAAAGCACCGAAATTCCGGTTTCGGCAATGATTTGTTTTACTGCTGCTTCGATTTCCAAAATAATCGATGGCTGAATCCCTTCGGTGGGTTCATCAAGAATTAACAGCTTGGGACGACCCATCAAAGCGCGGGCGATCGCCAACTGCTGCTGTTGACCACCACTGAGGTCACCACCCATGCGATGCAGCATTTCTTTGAGCATCGGGAAGAGGTTTAAAATTTCTGAGGGGATATTACTCTTATTGCGGCGGCCCTTAGGCAGCGCTTCGAGGCCGAGGAGTAAATTTTCTTTGACGGTGACCCGGGGGATGACTTCCCGGCCCTGGGGCACATAGCCAATGCCCATCCTGGCGCGGCGATCCGTGGCGAGGGGGTTAATTTCTTGGCCCATAAACCGGAGTTTGCCGGTGCGGGGGGGCAACAGGCCCATGATCGTTTTGAGTAAGGTTGTTTTGCCAACGCCATTGCGACCAATCAAGCACACCATCTCTCCTTGGGGGACATTTAAATCCACATTCCGCAAAATGTGACTCTCGCCGTAGTACACATTGAGATCGGTGACGTTCAAAATTGGGGCCTCGGCAGCTTGGGTCATGGCAATTAACACTCAGTAAAAAAGGGAAAGATCCGCCCCCATCATAGGTAAGGATCTTTCCCCATTTCGTAACAAAGACAGCAGTCTGATTTTTAGATCGCTGGCGGGTTAAAGTTGGCCGCAGTCGGCGATCGCAATTTCCTGTTTTGTTGCACCGCTGCCAGAGCCTTGGGCTTCCATCGCTTTGACCACATCCATGCCTTCAATAACTTTGCCGAAAACCACGTGCTTACCGTTGAGCCAAGGCGTGAGGGTGGTGGTAATAAAAAACTGAGAGCCATTGGTGTTGGGGCCACGGTTCGCCATACTCAGCAGACCAGGCACATTGTGGCGCAGCTCAAAGCTTTCGTCTTCAAAGGTATCACCATAAATGGATTCGCCGCCGGTACCATTGCCATTGGTAAAGTCGCCCCCCTGGCACATAAACTCTGGGATCACCCGGTGAAATTTAGAGCCTTTGAAGTGGAGGGGCTTACCGCGTTTGCCGATCCCTTTTTCGCCAGTGCAGAGGGCGCGGAAATTTTCGGCAGTCTTTGGGACAATGTCAGCCCGCAGTTCAAAGACGATTCGTCCAGCGCTCTCGCCGCCGATGGTGATATCAAAAAATACTTGGGGGTTAGCCTGTTCGCTCACGATTGCGTTTCCTAAAAAGTGTGGAGTTTCTTTCCAAATGGTACTGCAATCATGACCGGGGGCGATCGCCTGTTAAGTGCATTGCTCAATTTGGCGCACAGCAGTCAGAGCGGAATAGCTGACTCCAGCGGTGCCTTCCCCTGGATGGACAGAATCTCCCACAAGCCAAACATTTTTAAAGGGAGTTCTGGTGGCGAGGCCAAAGGGGGCAAAGGTAGAAATGCGCTGGCCTACTCCACCGACAAAGCCTTTTTCGCGGGCCGTATAGAACGCAAAAGTGCGCGGCGTGCCGGCTTCCTGGACGACAATATTTTCTGGGGATAGATCAAAATAGCGGTTTAGTTTGGCGATCGCCTCTTGGGTGTATTTTTCTTTTCGCGCGGCATAACCTTCCCCAAACCAGGGCTCCGGGTCAACAAACGAAGAGGCGACAATTGTGGCGTGACCTGTTGGGGCACGGCCATCATTGGGCTTACTCACAGAAACAAATAGAGAGTTATTTTCGCCAATTTCCTGGTCATAATCGTAGAGAAATTGCAGATGGGGCGGACAATTTTCGGGGATAGCGGTGGCTTTTACCCCGAGATACACGACAAAAGCGCCCGATGGTTGCGCCAGATTGTGGATGCGATTTTGGTAGGTTTTAATCGGCAAAGATTGGGGTGGGTTCTCAACAAGCTTGATTAAATCTTGGACAGTGGTATTTGCGACCACATGATCAAAGGTCACTTGAGAAATTTCACTGCGACGCTGGTCAAAAATAGTTAATCGCGGCTGGTCTTGACTGAGATCAATTTCTTTAATCCGGTGGCGGGCCAGGAGTTTTCCCCCGTGCTTTTCTAGGGCTTCAATCAGGCGATCGCTCAAGGCTTGCATACTGCCCTGGAGATGGAAAAGTCCTTGGGGCGTTTGGGAAACAGCGAGGGCTGTTGCACCGTAGAGCAATGCTGTTTCGGCAGTATCAACTTGGGAATACAACTTGAGCTGTAGATCAAGAAATGTCTTTAGGCGTTGATCATTCGCCGTACCACAGAGTTTGAGGGCATCTAAAACCGTCATCAAAGTAAAGGGTACTGTGACGAACGTATCTAGGCGAAATGCTTTGACTAATTGCCAGATATCCCAGGCATTGCGAGGTGGCACAACAGGATCACGACCTTGGAATTTCCAACTAGCGGCAAATAAAACCCTTAATAAGTTCCAGAATTTTTCGCTCTTGGGAAATTGCTTGAGACGTTCGGCTTTCCATTTATCCATATCACGCCAGACATTGATCGGTTCTGTTTCACCGGGTAAAAACACCGCACAGGCTAGATCACAAACCGTTGCCTCGGGCAAATCAACGCCCAATTCTTGAAAAATACGCTGGTGGATGCCCCCTTCTTCCAGGCCCGCGACTTGGGTCGCCCCCACATCAAAGGTGAAACCCTTCCGCTTAAACGTAGAAGCACAACCACCCGCGATCGCTGCCTGCTCATAAACGGTGACCTCATAGCCCCGTTTTGCCAACAACGCCCCCGCTGTAAGACCGCCAATGCCTGCCCCAATAATCGCGATTTTGCCCTGATTCATCCGTTGACGCCTGTTACAATTCTTTACTTTTTCCTATTGTCCAAAATTTTTCCATTCTTGACAAAACGGCGATCGCCAAGGATAAAGGGAGATTGCCGAACCCGCCACCGCCCCGGACTTGGTAAAGTATTTAGACAGTAAATTTAGCTCCAGATAGCCCAACCAGAGATAAAGACCTATGTTTGACGCCCTAGCCGAACGCCTTGAAGATGCCTGGAAAGCCCTCCGGGGTCAGGACAAAATCAGCGAATCGAACATCAAAGACGCCCTCAAGGAAGTCCGTCGCGCCCTGTTAGAGGCGGATGTGAATGTGCAAGTGGTCAAAGGCTTTATCACCGAGGTCGAAAAAGCGGCGATCGGCGCTGAGGTGGTTTCTGGGGTAAACCCCGGCCAGCAGTTCATCAAAATTGTCTACGACGAACTCGTGAAAATCATGGGGGAAAGCAATGTTCCCCTCGCCGAAGCTCCAAACAAGCCAACTGTTATCCTCATGGCCGGGCTTCAGGGGACTGGGAAAACCACCGCCACTGCTAAGCTTTCTCTCTATCTGCGCAAACAAAATAAAACCGCCCTGATGGTGGCGACCGACGTCTACCGCCCGGCGGCGATCGACCAGCTCAAAACCCTCGGGGAGCAGATTCAAGTTCCGGTTTTTGACCTTGGTAGCGATGCCAATCCTGTCGAAATCGCCCGCCAGGGGATCGAAAAAGGAAAAGAACTGGGCGTTGATGTTGTCCTTGTAGATACGGCTGGCCGCCTGCAGATCGATGCCGACATGATGGCCGAGCTCAAGCAGATCAAAGAAACCATTCAGCCCGACGATACCCTGCTCGTGGTCGACTCCATGACGGGCCAAGAAGCTGCCAGCTTAACCCGTACTTTCCACGAAGAAATCGGCGTCACCGGGGCAATCCTCACCAAAATGGATGGCGATACCCGGGGTGGTGCTGCGCTGTCGGTGCGGATGATTTCCGGTCAACCGATTAAATTTATCGGGGTCGGCGAAAAAGTCGAAGCCCTCGAGCCGTTCTATCCCGATCGCCTCGCCTCGCGCATTTTGAACATGGGGGACATTCTGACCCTCGTAGAAAAAGCTCAGGAAGCGGTAGATCTCTCCGATGTGGAGGAGATGCAGGCAAAATTATTAGAAGCGCGGTTTGATTTCGATGACTTCCTCAAACAGATGCGCCTGCTGAAAAATATGGGCTCCCTCGGCGGGATGCTCAAGCTGATCCCCGGCATTGGCAACAAGATTGATAAAAATATGCTGGAACAGGGGGAGGTGCAACTCAAGCGGGTGGAGACAATGATCAACTCCATGACCAAAGAAGAGCGCAAAAACCCAGATCTGTTGGCCCAAACCCCGAAACGCCGTAGCCGCATTGCCAAAGGTTCTGGCCTCTCTGAAAAAGATGTGTCTAAATTGATTGCCGACTTCACCCGGATGCGGAAAATGATGCAACAGATGGGCCAAGGGGGAGGTTTACCTGGTATGGGAGGCCTCGGCGATATGTTTGGTGGGGGCATGCCCGGCATGGGTGGCCCTGGTCGCGGTGGGGCGATGCCGAAAAAACAAAAGAAAGTGAAGAAGAAAAAAGGTTTTGCAGACCTCTAAATATCTTTCGTTACGATAAAGACAATGGCTGGTTCAGTTCGGAGGTTTCATGGCGACTAGTTTGTATGAAAAATTAGGCGGAGCAGCGGCGGTGGATCTCGCTGTCGAAAAATTTTATGGAAAAGTATTGGCCGATGAGCGGGTCAACCGTTTTTTTGCGAATACAGACATGGCAAAACAAAAGCAACATCAAAAAGACTTCATGACCTATGCTTTTGGGGGGACCGAAAAATTTTCTGGCCGTTCTATGCGTGCTGCCCACAAAGATCTGGTAGAAAACTCAGGGTTGACGGATGTTCATTTTGAAGCGATCGCCGAAAATTTAGTCTTGACCTTACAGGAGTTAAATGTTCCCCAAGGGTTAATCGATGAAGTTGTTACAATTGTCGGCTCCGTGCAACACCGCAACGATGTTTTAAATCGTTAAATCGCTTGCCATTCGAGATTTTAAATTAATTATTTGATGGGAAATGCAGCATGGATGTCAACTCCCATCTTTTTTTATGACAATGGCCAATTTAGAACAATTAAAACCGCCCCTTAAATGGGCCGGAGGAAAGCGCTGGCTTGTACCTAAGTTGCGGAGAATTTGGCAAGATTACCCAACGCATCAATTAGTAGAACCTTTTTGTGGTGGTTTAGCAGTAGCACTAGGTTTAAGACCAGAAATCGCAACTTTAAATGATGCCAACCCCCATTTAATCAACTTTTATCAACAACTTAAAAAGGGATTGAATTCTGATTTGATGATGGTCAATGATCAGGATTTTTACTATCAATGTCGCAATCGATTCAATGAACTAATCTATAACCAAACAGCCCAGACCCCAGAGGCAGCACTTTTATTTTATTATCTCAATCGCACCGGTTTTAATGGCTTATGCCGCTTCAATAGTCAAGGTTTTTTCAATGTCCCGTTTGGCAAATATAAAAAAATCAATTATTGTCAGGACTTTAGTCTTTATAAAGTGGCATTTCAAAACTGGCAATTTTATAGAAGCGATTTTGAGAATCTTACAATTCCTCACGGAAGTGTGATCTATGCTGATCCGCCCTATGATGTGGAGTTTCATCAGTATGCGGCAGGGGGTTTTACTTGGGAAGACCAAGAACGTTTGGCCCAATGGTTAGCCCGTCAAAATGTCCCGGTAATCACCTCAAATCAGGCGACAGACCGCATCTTGGCGCTTTATAGAAAATTGGGTTTTCGCGTTGATACCTTGCTTGCTCCCCGACGCATCGCCTGTAATGGCGATCGCACGCCGGCGCTGGAAATGTTGGCCTATCGTAACCTTGTCTAAGTACCCAGGAAATCCTAAAAAAGCATTGAAAATAAACATTTGCTGCATGCAAGGGGGCGGTCTGTAAACTGTGATACCAGGGGGGGATGGGGCACGATTTACTTTGAAGACTCAGTAATATTTTTGTATGAAATAACACAGGAGTGAATCTATGGGGCAAGGAAAAGCGGTACTGCCCGATGTTGCCCAAAAACTGACACTCCAAGAATTTTTGCGGGCCTGTACCACAACGGATTTGCGCGAGATTCCCCAGGCGGAAATGCTGGCGTTGCAATTCCTTCGGGAGGGGACGTTCCAAGAACGCTGGCGTTTGGTGAAAATCTTTGCAAAGTTGTCAGACAAGGCGATCGCCCCATTACTAGCTATTGCCGAAGATCCGCTAGCGGATACAGAACTGCGCTGGTTTGCGATCCGGATCCTCGGCCAATACCGTGACCCGGAGGCGATCGCCAGACTCATTCTTCTTATTGATGATTGTTCTGAAGAATTTCTTCTGGAAGAAATCATGGGCACCTTGGTGCAGTTAGAAGCCCAAGCGGTAGATTATTTAGTGCCATTGCTCAAAAAGCCAGACACCCGCTCCTTAGCTGTGCAAGCCCTTTGTAAATTGCGCTACCCCCAGATGATTAGACCTCTCCTAGAAATCATCAGTGGGGTTGAGCCCCTGGATCATTGTTTGATTTTAGAAACCCTGAGCCAGTTTCGACAGCCAGAAATTTTAGCTGCCCTTGTGGGGGCGCTCAAAAACCCTGTGGCTGGGGTGCGGCGGATGGCGGTAAAAGGTTTGGGATTCTGGGCCCAGTCTGTGGATCCGTTGCTCCTGTGTGAACAGGTGCAGCCGCTACTATATGACTTGGATTTGCAGGTCTGCGCCCAGGCTGGATTTACCCTCAGTCGGCTTGCGATCCCCCAGGCAGCCGAGGCGATCGCCACTGTTTTAGCCTCACCCCACACCCCGGAACCATTAAGGATTTCCCTGATCCAAGCCCTAGGCTGGCTAGCAATTCCTGAAAGTTTAGACATCTTAGAATCACTACTCTATGGCACACCGCCAGCAATTGTTCAAGAAGCCATCAAAGTTATGGGGCGTATCAGCGAACCTAGTCGGCGGCATCGGGGAACCAGTATTTTGCTGCAATTTTGGGCATCCTGCCCGTCGCCCCCCCCTGCCTCGATTCAACAGGCTTTTGTTTATGCTTTGGGGCAGTTAGCAGATCCCCGGGCCGAGGGTCTTTTGGCCGCACTGAGCCACAGCCAGGACAAG
The nucleotide sequence above comes from [Synechococcus] sp. NIES-970. Encoded proteins:
- a CDS encoding hypothetical protein (conserved hypothetical protein); this encodes MTLTPLSWPELEALTNFQLDYENGPTNAQSSLRLFGQSAENIRIVLYRDRHAWCPYCQKIWLWLEEMQIPYRIEKVTMFCYGEKETWYKQKVPSGMLPAVELDGQLITESDDILLALEQAFGPLTFAMTDPKVLPLRRLERLLFRAWCNWLCRSPMFPGQDQEGRRKFIQVVQQVEAALAATPGPYFLECFSTADVIFTPYVERMNASLYYYKGYSLREENAYFGAWFDAMETRLTYRGTQSDFHTHAHDLPPQMGGCYSNGDRQALANQQTVDEGDWFALPDVRYPEPENAREEALYRVIKHRHNIVKVNPANDQFFDQALRCALTSMMAGEICMPPQGSDQALRYLRDRINVPRDMSIYAAKHLRTALEKTAQLVGDRQGEPIPVRHRRDQNPLNFA
- the glnA gene encoding glutamine synthetase, type I — its product is MTQTVTDILQMIRDENIQIIDLKFVDLPGIWQHCSFYHDQIDAASFVDGVPFDGSSIRGWKAINESDMAMVPDPTTAWLDPFCKEKTLSLICSIKEPRTGEWYSRDPRSIAQKAINYLTTTGIGDTAYFGPEAEFFVFDDVRFDQTENTGFYYVDSVEGRWNSGRTEPGGNLAYKPGYKQGYFPVPPTDSLQDMRTEMLLTMAKCGVPIEKHHHEVATGGQNELGFRFATLIKAADYLMTYKYVIKNVARKYGRTVTFMPKPLFNDNGSGMHTHQSLWKDGQPLFWGDRYANLSQMALHYIGGILKHAPAILAFSNPSTNSYKRLVPGFEAPVNLAYSQGNRSASVRIPLSGPNPKAKRLEFRCPDATANPYLAFAAMLCAGIDGIQKAIDPGEPLDVDIYDLTPEELSKIPSTPASLEAALEALQQDHDFLTVGGVFTEDFIENWIEYKLDTEVNPLRLRPHPYEFALYYDC
- the rbpA gene encoding RNA-binding protein — translated: MSIYIGNLSYQVTDEDLKETFAEYGKVNRVQVPTDRETGRPRGFAFVEMSTEDEETAAIEALDGAEWMGRDLKVNKAKPREDRRSSAPRSGGGRGRY
- a CDS encoding histone deacetylase/AcuC/AphA family protein, with translation MGFPVVYHPGYVTPIPEEHRFPMPKFRLLYEALLGDGVIHKNQVYTPQLAPQEWIEWVHEPTYVAAYCQGTLDSQAQRRIGLPWSKGVVQRTLTAVGGTILTAQLALEHGLACNTAGGTHHAFPGYGSGFCILNDLAIASRTVQRLGLAQKILIIDLDVHQGDGTAFIFQDDPTVFTFSMHCEVNFPSQKQRSDLDIGLPVGLDDDGYLQILAHHLGDLLSQVKPDLVFYDAGVDTHVGDRLGKLAMTNQGLYRRERMVLSTCLAAGYPVACVIGGGYAKNIGDLVFRHSLLHRAARDVY
- a CDS encoding ABC transporter, ATP-binding protein, producing MTQAAEAPILNVTDLNVYYGESHILRNVDLNVPQGEMVCLIGRNGVGKTTLLKTIMGLLPPRTGKLRFMGQEINPLATDRRARMGIGYVPQGREVIPRVTVKENLLLGLEALPKGRRNKSNIPSEILNLFPMLKEMLHRMGGDLSGGQQQQLAIARALMGRPKLLILDEPTEGIQPSIILEIEAAVKQIIAETGISVLLVEQHLHFVRQADRYYAMQKGGIVASGSTHELSQAVIQEFLAV
- a CDS encoding peptidyl-prolyl cis-trans isomerase, cyclophilin-type → MSEQANPQVFFDITIGGESAGRIVFELRADIVPKTAENFRALCTGEKGIGKRGKPLHFKGSKFHRVIPEFMCQGGDFTNGNGTGGESIYGDTFEDESFELRHNVPGLLSMANRGPNTNGSQFFITTTLTPWLNGKHVVFGKVIEGMDVVKAMEAQGSGSGATKQEIAIADCGQL
- a CDS encoding FAD dependent oxidoreductase — its product is MNQGKIAIIGAGIGGLTAGALLAKRGYEVTVYEQAAIAGGCASTFKRKGFTFDVGATQVAGLEEGGIHQRIFQELGVDLPEATVCDLACAVFLPGETEPINVWRDMDKWKAERLKQFPKSEKFWNLLRVLFAASWKFQGRDPVVPPRNAWDIWQLVKAFRLDTFVTVPFTLMTVLDALKLCGTANDQRLKTFLDLQLKLYSQVDTAETALLYGATALAVSQTPQGLFHLQGSMQALSDRLIEALEKHGGKLLARHRIKEIDLSQDQPRLTIFDQRRSEISQVTFDHVVANTTVQDLIKLVENPPQSLPIKTYQNRIHNLAQPSGAFVVYLGVKATAIPENCPPHLQFLYDYDQEIGENNSLFVSVSKPNDGRAPTGHATIVASSFVDPEPWFGEGYAARKEKYTQEAIAKLNRYFDLSPENIVVQEAGTPRTFAFYTAREKGFVGGVGQRISTFAPFGLATRTPFKNVWLVGDSVHPGEGTAGVSYSALTAVRQIEQCT
- the ffh gene encoding signal recognition particle protein, whose product is MFDALAERLEDAWKALRGQDKISESNIKDALKEVRRALLEADVNVQVVKGFITEVEKAAIGAEVVSGVNPGQQFIKIVYDELVKIMGESNVPLAEAPNKPTVILMAGLQGTGKTTATAKLSLYLRKQNKTALMVATDVYRPAAIDQLKTLGEQIQVPVFDLGSDANPVEIARQGIEKGKELGVDVVLVDTAGRLQIDADMMAELKQIKETIQPDDTLLVVDSMTGQEAASLTRTFHEEIGVTGAILTKMDGDTRGGAALSVRMISGQPIKFIGVGEKVEALEPFYPDRLASRILNMGDILTLVEKAQEAVDLSDVEEMQAKLLEARFDFDDFLKQMRLLKNMGSLGGMLKLIPGIGNKIDKNMLEQGEVQLKRVETMINSMTKEERKNPDLLAQTPKRRSRIAKGSGLSEKDVSKLIADFTRMRKMMQQMGQGGGLPGMGGLGDMFGGGMPGMGGPGRGGAMPKKQKKVKKKKGFADL
- the glbN gene encoding cyanoglobin — protein: MATSLYEKLGGAAAVDLAVEKFYGKVLADERVNRFFANTDMAKQKQHQKDFMTYAFGGTEKFSGRSMRAAHKDLVENSGLTDVHFEAIAENLVLTLQELNVPQGLIDEVVTIVGSVQHRNDVLNR
- the dam gene encoding adenine-specific DNA methylase, yielding MANLEQLKPPLKWAGGKRWLVPKLRRIWQDYPTHQLVEPFCGGLAVALGLRPEIATLNDANPHLINFYQQLKKGLNSDLMMVNDQDFYYQCRNRFNELIYNQTAQTPEAALLFYYLNRTGFNGLCRFNSQGFFNVPFGKYKKINYCQDFSLYKVAFQNWQFYRSDFENLTIPHGSVIYADPPYDVEFHQYAAGGFTWEDQERLAQWLARQNVPVITSNQATDRILALYRKLGFRVDTLLAPRRIACNGDRTPALEMLAYRNLV